GTTAAACGCTTTGTAAACTTTAACGCGATCGCCCCAGGTGGCCTGCAAGTGTTGCTCAATCCCAGCCCGTTGTCGTTCAAAAATGGCGTTGTGGGGTGAAATAAAATTGCCATGTTGATGTCCCCATTCATGCAGGTCAAACATCGCCAATAACCGAGCCAAGGCGGGATAAATCCAGGTTGGGACTGGTGCGAACTTGGCCGTCAGGAGGTTAAGGGCCTGTTCATTGTAGTTGGCAAAATCTTCGTAGCATTCGACCTCACCATAACCCATCAGTAAGACTGCTACGCGATCCCCCTGGGCAGAAACTGGACGATTCTCCTGGATAGACGCTGCACGGACAGCGGGGGAAGCCATCTCAGTCGTCGGCACTTGGATGTTGTCAGGAGTTGTAACCACAGTCGAAACCTCAAATAACACCAGGGGTGGGTTAGCAGCTAAGCTGAAGAAGCCATTACTCAGTCAGTGTTGCTTCACCCAAGTTTATTTATTCAGGCTAGCATCCCCTCCGGGGGGATAGGAGGGGTTGTCAGTTTCCTTAACGTTCTGGAAGGTTCTAGCCAAGACCCCGCCTGACGCATCTTGCTAGTGAGGTTATTGAGAGGAAGCATTCTTCATGGGGAGCATCTCAGTTCGGCAATCGGCAGCCCGCATCCCCCAACCCCTGCCCCCAGCAAATGGGGGTTGAGCGAAGGGCAACCGGATTTCCAGTCTGTCGCAGCAGGAGAGAGGGATTAAGGGTCAGAGTCCTGATTGACTGACAAAACTCGGACTGCCCTCACCCCAACCCCTCTCCCAGAGCGGGCGAGTAAAGTCCCTTCTCCCACTAGGGGCGAAGGGACTTATAGTCATTGCAATTTAGGCTGAGATAGCTCCCTCACCCTCCCGCCCCTCTCCCAGAGCGGGAGAGGGAAGTGAAAAACTGTATCGTTCTTATTTGGATTGACCATAGAAGTGAAAATAAAGGAGTGAGAAGTGAGGGCAACTGGGCGACGATCTCCGTTCTCTTGCCTCTCTTCTCTCTCCTCACGTGAGGGGCCAAGATTTGTCAGTCAACCAGGGGATTGTTTCAGTTGAAACTTAATTCAAAAAGCAGAAGCTGGGTCGTTTGGTTTTCGCTAAAGTTATTGTCACTGATTAGGAGCAGGCTTTGATGACCGTTGGGCAGTTGAGGTCCCAAAGTCATGCCCTCTAGGTTATCCAGCACCAGATCCAGATCACTTAGGTCGAGGAGTAGTTGTTTACGGATAGGCGTGAGCTTGGGCAGGGGATCTTTGAGACTCGCGATCGGGGTGATGTCACTGGCGCCGCCTAGGGTGATCTGGAAGAGTTTGGCCCCAAACCCCAGCCCGCCAAAACTGCGTTCTAGGGCTAGGAAGTGTCCCCCCTGATCCAGGGCCAGGAGTTCAACCAGACCGTGGGCAAGCGCCAGTGGGGGGGGCGGATCGAGCGGATAAAGATGCTCTGCAATTAGCAATGGCGGCCCTTCACCGATGTAGTAGTGTAGCAAGCGAGTGCGATCGCCCCTAGGCGGTGCCTCTGAATTAGCAGGTGGGTTGGGATCCCAGTCCTGACTCAGTGCTGCTTCAGTAGCAGTAAACAGGCGTAGGGGTTCACCCTGGCTTGCTACGGTACCGATTGGACTGACGGTTAAAGATTCAAACCCCAGGTTATCGCGGATACCCAGGACTTGCTTCCCCTTTGTATGGGGTCGAAAGCGCTGGGGAATGGGCAAACTGCGCCGCCAGCGTCCAGTTGCCAGTTCAAATTCGCTAATAAATGGCTCAATCCCATCCCGGCTGACCCCTTCGCTGCTAATCCAGAGCGTGTCTTGTGGTGTTAGGGCAATCCCTTCTGGATCAAGGCTCCCAGGTGCATAGGGGTCACCCAGTTCGTTCTGGAGGGAGGTGACTGCTTCAATCGTGATCGGCCCGAAGGCTGGGGCATCCGGTTGGGTCATGTCCAGATCTATCTGAAGCGTATAGAAGCGGGCCGGAGCCTGGTCACTGCGATCGTCGGAGAGGACATAGTAACGATCGCGTTGACGATCGTAGGTAATGGCGGACAAGCCGCCGACGGGGGTTTTGTCAAACTGTTGAGCCGGGAGTTCAGTGGCATCGAGGAACGTGAGATTGACCTTCAGAAACAGCCGATCGATCGCTTTCACCTGGGGCAAGCCACAGGCTCCCAACAAACCGCAGAGCAATACCAGCACCAGGTACCGGCCTAGCCGGTGGCCAGCACGAAAACTGTTCATAACCGGATAATGTTTGGGGAACGGAGAGGGTGGGATTCGAACCCACGTTGGATTGCTCCAAACTCGATTTCAAGTCGAGCGCGATCGACCACTCTGCCACCTCTCCTAGGGCTATGCTTCCCAGGACTTCAATTGTAACAGTTCCTGCTGGGCAATGCTGCGCCGGTTAGCATCCTCTTACGTGAGGAGAGAGAAGCGAGGAGAGAGAAGCGAGGAAAGAGAACGGAGATCGTTGCTCAGTTGCCCTCACTTCTCACTCCTGTGTTCTCACTTCTAAATCCCCTCGTCCACTCTGGGAGCGGGGTGGGGCAGTGATCGTAACAGCTAGGGTAAAGGTGACGCTTCTACCTCTACCGTTTGGCCAGGATGATCGACTGCCACACCTACCGGTGGTCTGGCCATATGGGCTTGAGGACCCGTGCGCCCCTTGACCCAATCCACAGCCAATTGAGAGACTTCCGCAACGAGTAAGGTAGCAATGATGACATCATCAATCTCACCCACGATCGGGAAAATATCGGGAGAAATATCGATAGGGAACACCAGATAGGCGATCGTCGCCAGAATCACCCAACCCCGGTACTTGGGATTGCGAATCAGACTCCGATACCACTGATACACAGACTGAATTGAAAAGCGCATGGTCGTCTACCCTTGGCAGGGTACAGCTTGCTGTTACTGTTCCCATGCTGCCAAATTTCGCCGGGCGCGATCAGTACGGATATTCCCCCCAACTGGGCGGGAACCTGAACGGCGGCCCTGCCGGATCAGGTATTCAGGAAAATCTGTTTCACCAGTCGGGCAATCCGTTCCAGGTCTTCGTTTAATAAGGGGGGCCAAATCACATTAGCTTGCAAACCAGCCGTATAAAACTGGCGACTCTCATAGGCCAGTAAGTGTAAGGCACAGGCCAATTCGCGATCGAGGTATTCTGCCTGCCGCAAACCCTCCAAAATGACCTTGAGGGCCAGCAGGATCGAGGTGACCTGACCCGGAATCGGCGGCTGACCGCGCTGAAGACGATCGAGAAATACCTCCTCCTGAACCGCAGGCTGACGACCCGCTTGTAGCAGTAAATAATCCTGAGCCGTTTTGAAGTCCATTGCGTTAGCTATAGTCATTGCAATTTAGGCTGAAACAGCACCCTCACCCCTAGCCCCTCTCCCAGAGCGGGAGAGGGGAGTGAAAAACTGTATCGTTCTTATTTAGATTGACCCTAGTGACTACACGTTGAGGCCAAGATCACAGTTGCTATGCCTACCCATTGCCCCTGCCGTGGCCGATTGCTCCCGTTGCCACTTGGGTTCCCCATGCAAGTATTTATCTATAGCAAATGTTGATCTATAGCAAACCCGCCGATTCGTAGAGGCGGCGCAAAATGCCGAGCACCTTCCTCCCGTAATCGGGATCCGCAGACCAGCGGC
This DNA window, taken from Trichothermofontia sichuanensis B231, encodes the following:
- a CDS encoding YkvA family protein; this translates as MRFSIQSVYQWYRSLIRNPKYRGWVILATIAYLVFPIDISPDIFPIVGEIDDVIIATLLVAEVSQLAVDWVKGRTGPQAHMARPPVGVAVDHPGQTVEVEASPLP
- a CDS encoding Dethiobiotin synthetase produces the protein MTIANAMDFKTAQDYLLLQAGRQPAVQEEVFLDRLQRGQPPIPGQVTSILLALKVILEGLRQAEYLDRELACALHLLAYESRQFYTAGLQANVIWPPLLNEDLERIARLVKQIFLNT
- a CDS encoding esterase-like activity of phytase family protein, with the translated sequence MNSFRAGHRLGRYLVLVLLCGLLGACGLPQVKAIDRLFLKVNLTFLDATELPAQQFDKTPVGGLSAITYDRQRDRYYVLSDDRSDQAPARFYTLQIDLDMTQPDAPAFGPITIEAVTSLQNELGDPYAPGSLDPEGIALTPQDTLWISSEGVSRDGIEPFISEFELATGRWRRSLPIPQRFRPHTKGKQVLGIRDNLGFESLTVSPIGTVASQGEPLRLFTATEAALSQDWDPNPPANSEAPPRGDRTRLLHYYIGEGPPLLIAEHLYPLDPPPPLALAHGLVELLALDQGGHFLALERSFGGLGFGAKLFQITLGGASDITPIASLKDPLPKLTPIRKQLLLDLSDLDLVLDNLEGMTLGPQLPNGHQSLLLISDNNFSENQTTQLLLFELSFN